The sequence TATGGTAAAGGAAGAACCGAACCCAAGGTGATGTCCATGTCTGCGAAGCAGCATATTGGCAATACCGTGAAACGTTCCTCCAACCACGCGACGACAGGTTTCATTGAGAAGCTGGCCGGCACGCCAGAGCATTTCCTGAGAGGCCTTTCTGGTAAAAGTGAGCAGGAGTATTCTTTCCGGATCAATCCCCTGTTCCAACAGATAGGCAACCCTGTACACCAGAGTTCGTGTTTTACCACTCCCGGCACCGGCGATGACAAGCAGTGGCCCCTCGGTGCTGGTTACAGCCTCTCGTTGTGAAGCATTGAGTTCATTAAGATTTACTGAAGATTTCAGAGGATCATTCAGATTGCGAAAGATAGTATTTTTCATGGTGGCCACTTTACCACAGAGACTTTTGAGCTGCAACGTCGGTTGACAGAAGAGTCAGGAAGTTTATAGTGTGGCGCAGACTAAGGAATCATACTTATAACTTTTACAGAGAATCAGAACCATGGATACAAGTACAATCGACGCCCTCTTCACCCCTGAAGCCCTACAGCAGCTTTTTCCAAAAGAACGTACAAATGATTTTTTTGAAGCCCTCTTCGGTGATGCCGACGAAGGAGCCTATGACATTGAACTGGGATATGGTGGAGTGAAGGGAAACAATCTGACCATGGAACTTAAACTTCATGAACGCCCTGGATGCTGTCTAGCCTGTAACCTCACTCAGGGTTTACCACAGGTGTTTAGTCGCCATCCAATTATTAATGTGTCCGGTCTGGTTGCCGACGTCAACAAACTGCTGGGAGACAATGTGAAGTGCAAAGAATGGTCACTTGGCTACACTGAACAACGCCAAAAAGAGATGCATGTTATTCCAATCAACATCACCCTGGACTGATTTCATATTCTGTCCAGTTGCGCAAAAATAAGAAAGGCCGATCCTTTTTGAGGATCGGCCTTTCTTGCTAATACGTAGTACTTGTAATTTAACAAACAGTCACCCTGGAACGACCCTCGGATTTAGCATTATACAGAATATCATCAACCCGCTGCATCCACTCATCAAGGTTTTCTTCAAGTCTCCACTGTGTCATACCAATAGACACGCCAAGTTTTGTTTCGGAGTTTGCCCAGATATTCAGTTCATCTATGGCCAGACAGAGACGCTCGGCCAGAATTCTGGCACTCTTCTCATCGGTATCATCCATAACGAGTATAAACTCATCCCCACCAAAACGTACCAGCATATCTGTTGACCGGATACCTTCACGAAAAATATCTGCAACCTTCTTGAGAACAACATCACCCTGTTTATGGCCCAGATTATCATTGATCTGTTTGAAATGATCAAGGTCAAGAGAGGCCATGGTCAGAGGACGATGATACCGTCTTGCTCCACGCATAATATCCAGAATCCGTTCGTCAAAAACCCGCCTGTTGGCAAGACCCGTCAGGGCATCTTTCCTCGCACTTTCAAAAAGCTCCTCATATTCGATGCCACGCCTTAGAGACTCTGCCAGGACAAGTAATGATTCATTTATAAGGCTGATTTCATTGTCAGACAGCGCTTTGTCATTTTTGAGGATAATCAGGATTCCGGCATCTTCAGCAGTCTCAATAAGCCATTTATGGGCATAATGTCCATCTTCACTCATATACGCCTTTGCTTCCTGGTCGGCATTATTGAGAATTTTTTCAGCAAAAGCTATGATGGAACGACGTTTAGGGCCGTGCCCTGAACAGAAGAGATGCTTCTTGGAGCGAACCTGATTTTTATAGCCAACCAACTCGTGCTCAACCTGTGGCATCAACCATACAGAATACGCCTCTATCATTCCGGAAACATCGAGCACGCCAGCCATACGGCCATGCAGTTTGTTCATGAGATCAAGACGTTCTGTCTGTCGCCTGAAATGGTCAAGTTCAACCCAAACCTGATCAAGTGCGTCACTTTTCTGATCAATAGAAGCTGTGTGCGATATAGACATTTTAATACTCATTATATGTTTTCCTCTGTATGTTTTCTTACGGTTATTACTTATATCGGCAGACAGGAGAAATTCCTTAAGCAACTTCCGTCACTTTTTTATTGAGCAATTGTTATGCCAGAAAGAAACAGCAGTCAACATCAAGACAAAAATGAATAAAAATGCATATTATCAAGACATTAGGAAAGGCAGTGAAACGTCACAGGTTTCAGTTCATTTTTTTGACACTCTTTTTCTCGCCTCAACACCCTCTCAAATTTCGTCATATTTTTGACTATCCATGGTGAGTTGCTGATCCTTGCTGTAATCGATTTATTTTAACTGTTTTTTTTTCACCCCGATGCTAGACTTGCAGGCAACTATTCATGTCCAAATCAACCCACATCCCACCATGAAATTAGAATCAATTATTGGTCAGCTTTTCATTCTTGGGTTCAATGGACCATCCATTGATCCAACCCATCGCATAGTTGCTGACATCCGAGACAGAAATCTCGGGGGAGTAATTCTCTTCGATAAACTCCTTGCAAAAAATGAGGCCAGAAACAATATCACAGGCCCTGCTCAGGTAAAAAAATTAACCATTTCTCTGCAAGGCCATGCCACCACCCCTCTTCTTGTGGCCATCGATCAGGAAGGCGGGATGGTCAAAAGATTGAAAGCCGAAACGGGATTCCCTGAGACTGCCAGCGCCAGTGATTTAGGAGATCATGATGACCCCACACTCACAGCTATTCACGCCGGATGCACAGCTCAAACCCTTAATCACCTTGGAATAAACTTCAACCTTGCCCCCGTTGTTGATCTCAATATATTCCCTGGCAATCCCGTAATCGGGAAAATTAAACGCAGTTTTTCCGATGATCCGGAAACGGTTATTCGTCATGCGACGATCTGGATTCAGGAACATAAGAAACTGAATATCCTCTCCTGTCTTAAGCACTTTCCCGGCCATGGAAGCTCTCGAACTGATTCACATCTGGGATTTACCGACATCAGTACTAGCTGGCAGGAAAAGGAACTCACTCCCTTTAAAAGACTCATAGCCCCTGCCAGTCAAACGAGAGTGGAAAGTCTGATGCTCGGCCATCTGTTCAACAGGAACCTTGATCCTCAATATCCTGCCACTCTCTCCCGTATTGTTATTCAGGATCTACTCCGCACTCAAATTGGCTTTAATGGCGTGGTTATAACCGATGATCTTCAGATGAAAGCCATTACTGACAAATATGGCCTTGAAGAATCTGTCTGCCTTGCCCTTGCCGCCGGGGCCGATATGGTTATCGTAGGAAACAACCTGGAGTATGACCCAGATTTTCTTAAGAAAATTATTCCTGCTATTATAAGTGCCGTTAAAGAAAAAAGAATCCCTGAGAGGAGAATTTGTGAAGCCTGGCAGCGTGTCAAAAATATGAAAAAGTACCTTTCCGGATCAAACAGAAAAAGATCAGACTAGAGGAGATACTATGGAAGTACAGGGACAATACACTGAAGAATCTCATACCCCGGTAATAGGATACATCCTGTGGATTTTTGGGTTTCTTGGTGCCCATCGTTTTTACTATGGCCGACCAGTTTCAGGAACGCTCTATTTTTTCACCTTCGGTCTCCTGTTTGTCGGATGGATTATAGACCTCTTCCTTATCCCCGGGATGAACAGAGAAGCATCCTTCAGATTCCGTCAGGGGCAAATAGACTACAATATCGCCTGGATTCTTCTTACTTTTCTTGGCGTCTTCGGAATACACCGATTTTATCAGGGGAAGTGGATATCAGGAATCCTTTATCTTCTAACGGGTGGCTTTTTTCTGATCGGAATTATTTATGACTTCTGGACACTGAATGAGCAGATCAGCCTGATCAACTACGAAACGACATAGTCCTGCCGGCACAAATTACACAGTATCCAGTGTTGAGCGTACCATGGATGCCAGTTTCTGGAGTGTTACCGGTTTAGTAAACCAGGCTGAAAGCCCTGCAGCTTCCAGTTCTTCTTCCGAGAATTTTGCCTCGTATCCGGAACAGAGAATAACGGGAATGGTTGCTCTCAACTTTTTCAGTTCAATACACAGCTCGACACCAGTCATATCAGGCATGGTTAAATCGGTGAGAACTAAATCAAAGGAATAGGGGTTACTGGCGAACAGAGTTAATGCTTTCCGTGGGGAGAGGCAGGTCATTACCTCATACCCCAAAGTTTCCAGTATTTTTTTTGTTACCTCCAGCACAGCTGCCTGATCATCAACCACCAGAACACGCTCGGTACCACCTAAACTGGTCACAGGCCCATCTTCTAGAATCATCCCATCACCCACAGGGACAACACAGGGGAAATACAGATGAAAGACTGTCCCATTCCCTCTCTCACTTTCCAGCTCAATTCGACCTCCGCATTGAGTAACAATCCCATGAACCATAGCAAGACCAAGCCCTGTTCCCTGGCCCTTTTCCTTAGTAGTGAAGTAGGGTTCAAATACTCTTTCCTGAAGATCCAGGGAAATGCCGGGGCCACTATCGGCTACGGACAATTCTACCCAGTCACTTCCGTGAATATCAGGGCTGCTCATAGCGAGCCTCACAGTGATCTTCCCCTGTTCATCACCAATTGCCTGGGCACTGTTTGTGCATAGATTGAGAAGCACCTGGTGCAGTTGAACCGGATCAATGGAAACCATTCCACACTCGGGATCCACATCCTCACGCACCTCTATCGTGGCTGGTAATGTAGCACGGAGGAGTTTTATAACCTCCTTCACTATGGGGTGCAGATATTGAGGGGTTTCTTTTTGTTCCCGGCTTCTTGAAAAAGTCAATATCTGCTCAACCAGACTTTTTGCTCTTTTGGCTGCAGCAAGAATCTCTCCAATAAATTGACCAGAGCTTGAATCAAGATGCTCTTCCCGTTGGGCCATAAGCCGCATGATTTCCGAATAACCGATGATTGGTGTCAGCACATTGTTAAAATCATGGGCTATACCGCCGGCCAGAGTTCCAATGGCTTCCATCTTCTGGGCATGACGGAGTTGCTGCTCCGTCTTTCTCTGTTCGGTGCGATCAAGCAATGTGGTGACAAGACCAACGATTTTGTTATCATCATCTGTTATCGCCGCCTTATTAAAAATGACAAACCGTTCACTTTCTCCCGAACGCTGTACTGTTGCTTCAAATGTTTCCCTTCCACCGGCATGCAGTATAACACTATCCACTTCCCGGTTTTTCTGTCCAGCCCCTCCTCCCAGTAAGGCGTACAGGTCTGTAATTTCTCTGGAGTCGAGATGACGAAACCCAAAAAAGGTTCTGAAGGCACGGTTAGCTCCGAGAAAGTCACCATTGGCGTCCTGTATACAGACAGGTGCAGAAATAGCATCGACCATTTTTTGATCAAAACAAAAAGTATCTTTACTGGAGGATTTTGATTTGCTCATGGTTCTATTTCACTTTGTTATACACTTCCTCTACCTTCTCATAATTATCCAGAAACAATTCTACAACATAGGGATCAAAATGAACTCCTTTTTGTTCAATAATCACCTTTTTTGCTTCGCTCAATGGCCACGCATCCTTATATGGGCGTTTCGATGAAAGAGCATCGAAAACATCACACAGAGCGGCAATGCGTCCCGGAAAAGGGATTTCCTCTTTCTGAAGCCCCAGTGGGAAGCCTGTTCCGTCCCATTTTTCATGGTGAGTCAGGGCGATAAGGTGGGCCATATTCATAAGCTCATTGTCAGAGCCAAAAAGAAGATCGGCACCAATAAGTGTATGCCGTTTCATTTCATCAAATTCATCGGGAGTAAGTGTCCCTTTCTTATGCAATATGGCATCGCTTATACCCAACTTTCCTATATCATGCATGGCGCTTGCATGGAAGAGAAGAGTCAGTTCATGTTCCGGCATACCATGAGCACGTCCGAGAATCACACAGTAATGCGCCATCCTGGTAATATGACGACTTGTTTGATGGTCATGATATTCCGCTGCCTGTACAAGTCTGTTGGTAATCTCAATCTGAGTCTCCCGAAGTTCACGTGTTCGTTCAAGAATAATCTCTTCGAGCTCATCACGATGGCGCTGTAATTCACGTTGAGTCATGCGGAGTGCAATGTGGGTCTGTACTCTTGCCTTGACGATTACCGGGTTTACAGGCTTTACGATATAATCAACAGCTCCAAGAAGAAAACCTCGAGTTTCATCCCTCTCCTCGTTCATTGCAGTGACAAAAATAATGGGAATATCTGCAGTTTCACGTTTTGATTTCAGTCGCTTACACACCTCGTAGCCATCCATTCCAGGCATCATCACATCGAGCAATATAAGATCTGGTTTTTTCTCAATTGCTGCCGCAATCGCATCAAACCCACTGGTTGCAACAACAAGACGATAATTATCCCGAAGTGCACCGACAAGAATTTTAATATTAGCTGGAATATCATCGACCAAAAGGATAGTACTTTTCTGCCTGTTCACCCTATTCCCCCTGTGACCGAAGACGTTTTTCAATCCGGACTATAAAATCAGCAGCACGCTCAAAATTATAATTACGAAGATGGTTTTCCATTCGTGTCATCTCCTCATCAATCCCCTGTCCCTGAAAATCTTCTTTCTTTTCCAACCATAACTCCTCTGACATGGGATCACATTCATCTATCATATCCTTTAGCCGCCCAAGGGTTCGCAAAAGATCCTCAAGATCAACTGGAATCAGATTTTCCCTTAATTTTTTTTCATTGGCCTTACCTTTGCCACAGAGTGATTCAAGCTCTGAAACTACAGATTCAAGTGAAAAAAGACTCTTTCTTGTCTCCTCAAGATACTCTTCAAATTGAATGACCGCAGCTGTTGGGTCAGAAGCCTCCCGATGCTTTTGACTGGCATGAATTTCCTTGAGGAATAATTCAAGCTTCAGACTCACGCCCTGAAGATGGTGCGCTGAAAGATTGGCGGCGGTTCCTTTAAGGGTATGGATCTCCTTGACGGCATCAAGAATATCTTTTTCAAATATTCCTGGCAATCTCTCAATGACATCATTGCCAAATTCCAGCAAATCACTCAGCATCCGGATATAAGCCCTAACATTTCCTGCCATTCTGATAACACCAGATTCTATATGCACTCCGGGGAAAGACTCAGGTAACTCAGGCATTCCGCCTGCCAGTTGAAAGGCGAACTCTTTTTTATGATATACCGTCTCCATCTGTTCCGGCCTGGTCCACCGGGTCAGTACGGAAAAAAGCAGTTCTGGAGTAATCGGCTTGGCAACGTAGTCATTCATACCTATTGCCATGCATTTTTCCCGATCTCCCTGCATCGCATGAGCAGTAACGGCAATCACCGGTATTTCAGTCAGTGCAGGGTTTTCTCTGATTGCTTCAGTGGCCTGAAATCCATCCATCACCGGCATCTGGACGTCCATCAGAACTGCATCAAACTCGTCTCCACGATCTTGTAATATATGAACAGCCTCCTGCCCGTTGGTGGCAATTTCAACTATAACTCCAACACTTTCAAGAAGCTCTCTAGCAACATTTTGATTGATCCGGTTATCCTCGGCAAGCAGAATACGTACCCCAACGAGGTGTTCCGAACTGACTACTCCCTGCCTCGTCTCACGATCGTCAAGGCTTGAATGCATAGCCTCCGGATAATCAAAGATGTCCATGATTGTATCAAAGAGCAGGGACTGCTTGACAGGTTTTGTAAGGAAATAATTTGCCCCAGCCTCCCTGGCAAGCATCACCTCTCTCTCACCGCCAAAAGCTGTCATCATAATTATTGGAACACTATCACCACCTTCCATTGCACGAATTTTTTTCACACACTCGACGCCATCAACCTCTGGCATACGCCAATCCATCAAAATCAAGTTATACTTTTCAATTTTTCCGCCTATTCGCGTTTGAGCTACAGCACAGGAAGAGACCACATCGACATCAAAGTGAAATGATTCCAATATATTTGAGGTTATGCAGCTGGCAATTTCATTATCTTCAACAATCAGCACCCGGAGTCCCCTGATAGTGGCAGGCACCACATACTGTATTTCCCGTTCAACTGGTTGCCTGGTGAATTCGGCAGTAAAAAAAACTGTAGTTCCCTCGCCAGCCTTACTCTTTACCCATATATCGCCACCATGAAGACCAACAAGACGGCGACAAATGGAAAGGCCCAGTCCGGTTCCGCCATACTCACGGGTCATGGATCCATCAGCCTGAGTAAAAGGTTCAAAAAGAGATTCGTACTGTTCCTCACTTATCCCCATGCCGGTATCACTGACCGAAAATAGAATTTTCACCATATTATCGGTCTCGGAGTCCACGGTGGCATGAACGAAAACAACACCTTTTTCCGTAAATTTTATAGCATTGCCAAGCAGGTTAATAAAAACCTGTTCCATGCGTAACGGATCCCCCCGCAATGCAACCGGGACACCTGCTTCTACACCAATGACAAGTTCTATATTTCTCGCGGCTGCCTGGTCACTGAAAAGATCTGCCAGCTTATCAAAAAGCTGATGCAACTGAAAATCGATGCGCTCAAGAGTAATTTTCCCGGCCTCAATTTTTGAAAAATCCAGAATGTCATTAATTATTGCCAGGAGTGATTCTGCCGAAGATCGTACCGTAAGAAGATATTCACGAAGTTTGGGACTTAATTTTTTATTGAGTGAAAGACCGACCATGCCAATAATCGCATTCATCGGGGTCCTGATTTCATGGCTCATATTAGCTAGAAAACTGGATTTAGCTTCATTGGCAGTCTGGGCCTCCACCATGGCACGTTCAAGTTTATCAGTCCGCTCCCGAACCAGATCATGGAGAGAGTCGTTCAAATCCCTCAATTCCGTGTCGCGCTGCTGTACTGCCTCACGCATAGCCTCAAAAGCTGAAGCCAGTTTTCCGATCTCATCCGTTACCCCGATGGAAATTCGATGCGTAAAATCACCACTTTTCATGGCATCGGTTGCATCCACCAATCCATCAAGACGTCTCGTCCAATTCCCAATCCCTTTGAAAATGATAAAAATACCGATGGCTGCGGCCAGGTGTGCCGCAATCAGTGAGACAAAAGCCTGATGCAACTGCGCCTTACGAACAGCAACGAGAGACAGGGCCACAAGCACTTTTCCAACTTCTTTTGCCTCAAAGGATGTGTCTGAATTACCGGCTGACAATGACCAGCCGGTAAAATTTTTATCCGTCTGAAAAACAATGGGATGAGAAACAATCAGTGATCCGCTGTTACTACCACTTTCAATAAAGGAATCATAGGCAACGGTATCAAGGTTTCGCTTCGCAACAATTTCATTGTCCTTGTTATAGATAATGAGAAACTGTACCTGATCATTCCAGAGAAAACCGTCAATAAGCCGGTCGAGTTCCAGCTTGTCCTGGACAATCATTGGCAGCTCTGCGGCCTGAGCAAGCCCCTGCACAATCGCCTCCCCAGATCTTTCCTGTTCTTTTTCTATGAGACGGTTCGTCTGATAAATATTGATTGCGGTGGCAAGGGATAAACTCACTGCAACAACAGCCACTACAATAAATGTCGCCTTTGCGCGAAGAGTAAAGTTTTTGTTAGAGAAAAAGCGTTTCACCGGTTAGTGAGCCCCTACATTGCAGGCCTTGTCAACAACAACGGAAGGCAATGAGATTCCGAGCCTCTCTGCAACAACCACATTCACAGCAATGGTCACTCCGGAGCAGATGGGTTTTTCGGTCAATAATTTTTTTTCGAGCCCCTCAACCACAAGAGCTGCAGCATATTCTCCCTGTAAAACAGGGTTGGCATCCAGACCGAGAAGAGCCCCGGCCTTAACAAAAGAGCCTGAAAAACCAAAGACAGGGACCTGCTGACGCAAAGAAGAAAGCAGCAGACTATTAACCGTTGCCCGATTATAAATTGCAGAATCTGCCATGGTCCAGATCATACCGGCATCACGGCTATACAACTCGGCAATAGCATCTGCCATAGAGTCATATCTGTCCACATCCACAGCCTCAAGTGTCCAATTGGCTGGAAGATTAGTCTTCACCTCAACCAGAGTTGTCATACTTTTTATTGATGATGAACGATACAGCATGGCGATTGCCCCTAAATCAGGCATTGCTTTCTGAATAATGGCAAACTGCTCTTTCACGGGTTTTGTAACTGAAACACCCGTTATATTTTTCCGACCATTTTCAAGACCAATATTTTCAGGATCGGCGACCATGCAGTATACAAGAAGTGCCGATTTAGGGAGGACATGAGAAAGATAGGCCGCTGCCCGACTACCTACGGCCACCCACATTTTGGTTTTATGGGTGGTGGACACAAATTCTGGTGTCTGCCCGGAAAGAGTATCCGATAGAAACTCCCGGGTAGAGATATCTTTTTTTGCAAGAGAAGCTGTCAAAGCATCTGCTGCCTGTCGATATGGCTCCGCCTCGGAACTCAACACAACAAACACGGTATGGGAAGCCAGGGCATTACCTGCAGAAAACAGAAAAAAGAGACCGAGCAGAACAACTATCTTGCCCGCTCTGAGAATCCATTTTCCTTTTATGCTCCGTATGCCCATTTTCATCGCAATTGATTGCACAATATCTTTTTTCTGTCCTGTCCAGGAACCGGTAAACACTTTATCTGTTGTATGGTGTCTCTCTATGAAAAACAAGAGCTTTTAGCTCAAAAAACAAACTGCAGACGACAGAAAAACATTCTGCCGGGAATGGGATGGCTGCTGGTTTGATCCAAACCGACAACTGGATCATATTCTTTTTTCAAAAGATCCATCACACCAAACATCAGTTCCCCTTTTTTTTCCATAAATCCTCTGGAAATTGTCAGGTCGAGATGATTCGAGGATTCAATTGAATAATCTGAAACATCCTCATCCACAGGATCAGAATAGGCGTATTGCCCATTAAAGGTCCAATTTGAATCTATTTTCCAGCGCAGATTGATTCCAACTTTGTTTCTGGCGGGTAAAAACGAGCGAATGGATTGATGCCAAAATTCCGTCTCAAATTCATTGAAGGCGTACCAGATACTCCACTGCAGTGGCCCAGATTCATAGTCAAGCTCGATTTCCACGCCGTAACCTTCCGCATCCCCTGTATTATCTACATACAGGTGATATGTTGGTAATCCTTGGGTATTCACACCATATTCGGCTCGACCACCAATAAGGTCTTTATACCACATATAGTACAGATCTGTTTTAAATTTAATAGTATCTTTAATATTCCAATGGTATCCGCCTTCAAGCGACCAGGCCTGCTCGGATTGCATGTCAGGATCTACCGAGAACTGAAAATCATAGTCCTCTTTTCGGGGATCATTATAAAAAATTGCATTGCGGATAAATCCCACCGGCTGCCTGTAAGATTTTGCGGCACTGATTCGTACAACATGATCCATTAATGAATCGATACCATATATGGAAGAAAGCCTCCCTGACCAGTCTGTCTCGCCTTCGGAGAAATAATCGCCACGTAACTGGGCTTCAAAAAAGAGCTGTTTTGAATATTGGTATCTGTCAGAGGCAAAAAGGCCAAACCAGCGCTCAGATACGTCCTCTTCAGCCAGGGTGAACACATTTGGCACCAGAGGGAGGGTTGAAATGTCGGTGTTTCTGAAATTTCCGCCAAAGGCGATAGAATGAGACGCCAGGCCTGTCATGTTTATCTGAGCTTCAAAATCATTTTCAAGCACCTGATATTCCGCCGCCCCGTAAGAAGGACGATCCATATCCTGATAACGCCCAGCCCAGCGAAAATATCCTTCCATGGTGGAGCTAAACACTTTTTCCGCCTTAAGATATCCGTTTGCAGTAATCAGCTCATTGGCGCCTGCATCCGATATACCAGCTGTCTCAAATGCTCCCTGATCAGTACCGGTCATACCTGCACCAAAGGTGATTTCCAGTTCCGATTCTGTTGTATAAATCAACTCACCCCTTGCAAGTGTACGGCGCTTAAAATCATCACCACCTTCATTCACACTCAAATCAAGCACATCTGAAGAAGAGTTCAAATCTTCATAGCCGGCAGATAACAGCCATTGCCATTTTCCTGAAACATCGGCATAACGTACCTGGGACGAACCGTCACCAAACTGACTCACAGTTGATGAAAGAAAGAGTCCGGGTACCGTCTCCGGATCTTTAGTGATAATATTAATAACACCGGACAATGCATTCGCACCCCAGGCAGCACCACCTGAACCACGAACAATCTCTATCCTCTCAATATCTTCTACCATTATCGGAAGAGAACTGAATTCGGGGCCGCCAAATGCAGGGCTGTCAGCCGGCATGCCGTCAACAAGGGTCATCGTTCTGTCGGAAAACATTCCCTCTAATCCGTGAATACCGATTCCATAACGGTTTCTATCCATCCTGACAACATCAACCCCGGGAGCATATCGAAGTGTTTCCTCGATGGAGCTCTGACCGCCATAATGCAAATCATCAGCTGTAACCACACTTACTGGGACAGAAAGTAGATTCTCGGGTTGTTTTTGTCTGGAAGCAGAGACGACCAAAGTCATGTCCTGAAACAGCAGTAGTTCATCGGCCTCACCAAAATCCTCAGAAATCCGGGCAAAGGATGGAGTAGCTGACAAAAGAAGATACAACGAGAAGACAGCAGCTGTACTTTTTCTTCGTTCTAAAGAAGAAACCGCCTTAAACATAACCATAAAACCTCCACTCACAAACAGATAGCCCCTTTTTCATTAAAGGCTTGTCTTTAATTTTCTCAAATGAACATACTCCCATATTTTTTTTTTTGAAAGTGGAATTTTAGCCTTTATGACGTAATCCTGATAACATAAGATACATTCTCATTGAGAAACGACTCTTAACACGACTATTCTTTTTGTTCATCAATACCGCCAACAGACTGAAACTGCCTGACCAACGAAAGCCCCTGCCCACAACACAAAAAGACGCCACCATGATCGTTTCAATTCCTCGGTCAATTATCCCTTTATCTTGACTCTTAACGTTTGCCTCGTTAAAGTTCCTCAGATAAATTCAGATAGCCTCAAGGAGCCGTTCATAAAAAAAAACCAAAACAATTCAATGAATATCGATCCATTCCCCAAGCCATTCTCCTGTAAAGAAAAACCAAGTATTCAATACCCCTGTTCCTGGACGTACAAGGTAATCGGCCTCAATGAGAATGCACTTAGACAGGCAATTAAAACCGTAACAGGAGACAGGAATCTGTTAATCACCCGCTCCCATACAAGTTCGGGAGGAAAATATTGCAGCCTCAATGTTGAACTGGTGGTTGAGGATGACGAAACCCGACTCAAATTTTATCAACACCTGA comes from Desulfocapsa sulfexigens DSM 10523 and encodes:
- a CDS encoding response regulator produces the protein MKRFFSNKNFTLRAKATFIVVAVVAVSLSLATAINIYQTNRLIEKEQERSGEAIVQGLAQAAELPMIVQDKLELDRLIDGFLWNDQVQFLIIYNKDNEIVAKRNLDTVAYDSFIESGSNSGSLIVSHPIVFQTDKNFTGWSLSAGNSDTSFEAKEVGKVLVALSLVAVRKAQLHQAFVSLIAAHLAAAIGIFIIFKGIGNWTRRLDGLVDATDAMKSGDFTHRISIGVTDEIGKLASAFEAMREAVQQRDTELRDLNDSLHDLVRERTDKLERAMVEAQTANEAKSSFLANMSHEIRTPMNAIIGMVGLSLNKKLSPKLREYLLTVRSSAESLLAIINDILDFSKIEAGKITLERIDFQLHQLFDKLADLFSDQAAARNIELVIGVEAGVPVALRGDPLRMEQVFINLLGNAIKFTEKGVVFVHATVDSETDNMVKILFSVSDTGMGISEEQYESLFEPFTQADGSMTREYGGTGLGLSICRRLVGLHGGDIWVKSKAGEGTTVFFTAEFTRQPVEREIQYVVPATIRGLRVLIVEDNEIASCITSNILESFHFDVDVVSSCAVAQTRIGGKIEKYNLILMDWRMPEVDGVECVKKIRAMEGGDSVPIIMMTAFGGEREVMLAREAGANYFLTKPVKQSLLFDTIMDIFDYPEAMHSSLDDRETRQGVVSSEHLVGVRILLAEDNRINQNVARELLESVGVIVEIATNGQEAVHILQDRGDEFDAVLMDVQMPVMDGFQATEAIRENPALTEIPVIAVTAHAMQGDREKCMAIGMNDYVAKPITPELLFSVLTRWTRPEQMETVYHKKEFAFQLAGGMPELPESFPGVHIESGVIRMAGNVRAYIRMLSDLLEFGNDVIERLPGIFEKDILDAVKEIHTLKGTAANLSAHHLQGVSLKLELFLKEIHASQKHREASDPTAAVIQFEEYLEETRKSLFSLESVVSELESLCGKGKANEKKLRENLIPVDLEDLLRTLGRLKDMIDECDPMSEELWLEKKEDFQGQGIDEEMTRMENHLRNYNFERAADFIVRIEKRLRSQGE
- a CDS encoding ABC transporter substrate-binding protein, translated to MQSIAMKMGIRSIKGKWILRAGKIVVLLGLFFLFSAGNALASHTVFVVLSSEAEPYRQAADALTASLAKKDISTREFLSDTLSGQTPEFVSTTHKTKMWVAVGSRAAAYLSHVLPKSALLVYCMVADPENIGLENGRKNITGVSVTKPVKEQFAIIQKAMPDLGAIAMLYRSSSIKSMTTLVEVKTNLPANWTLEAVDVDRYDSMADAIAELYSRDAGMIWTMADSAIYNRATVNSLLLSSLRQQVPVFGFSGSFVKAGALLGLDANPVLQGEYAAALVVEGLEKKLLTEKPICSGVTIAVNVVVAERLGISLPSVVVDKACNVGAH
- a CDS encoding TonB-dependent receptor plug domain-containing protein produces the protein MVMFKAVSSLERRKSTAAVFSLYLLLSATPSFARISEDFGEADELLLFQDMTLVVSASRQKQPENLLSVPVSVVTADDLHYGGQSSIEETLRYAPGVDVVRMDRNRYGIGIHGLEGMFSDRTMTLVDGMPADSPAFGGPEFSSLPIMVEDIERIEIVRGSGGAAWGANALSGVINIITKDPETVPGLFLSSTVSQFGDGSSQVRYADVSGKWQWLLSAGYEDLNSSSDVLDLSVNEGGDDFKRRTLARGELIYTTESELEITFGAGMTGTDQGAFETAGISDAGANELITANGYLKAEKVFSSTMEGYFRWAGRYQDMDRPSYGAAEYQVLENDFEAQINMTGLASHSIAFGGNFRNTDISTLPLVPNVFTLAEEDVSERWFGLFASDRYQYSKQLFFEAQLRGDYFSEGETDWSGRLSSIYGIDSLMDHVVRISAAKSYRQPVGFIRNAIFYNDPRKEDYDFQFSVDPDMQSEQAWSLEGGYHWNIKDTIKFKTDLYYMWYKDLIGGRAEYGVNTQGLPTYHLYVDNTGDAEGYGVEIELDYESGPLQWSIWYAFNEFETEFWHQSIRSFLPARNKVGINLRWKIDSNWTFNGQYAYSDPVDEDVSDYSIESSNHLDLTISRGFMEKKGELMFGVMDLLKKEYDPVVGLDQTSSHPIPGRMFFCRLQFVF
- a CDS encoding HP0495 family protein, with amino-acid sequence MNIDPFPKPFSCKEKPSIQYPCSWTYKVIGLNENALRQAIKTVTGDRNLLITRSHTSSGGKYCSLNVELVVEDDETRLKFYQHLKNHAAVKVVM